A genomic segment from SAR324 cluster bacterium encodes:
- a CDS encoding thioesterase family protein, translating to MNYSELLQSMKQEENGWTALMTEDWLQGRSAFGGIQAAIAVKAMRPLVSEEMPLRSLQTTFIAPVPPGTFRVTAQVLRSSKNTTHVEARLLEGDKILALLIGVFGGSRPSKIIRVPQQPEVVCDKPVELRFIPGVVPNFTQHFSAFWIRGGLPFSGNPLPEVVVEVSMKDSGFATESHILAIADFIPPVALSMMNTPSAGSSLTWMLEFLGDSLQSRPLEHWRIDAEMVAGQEGYTSQSVMIWGPGGEPVALSRQSMVVFG from the coding sequence ATGAATTACTCTGAACTTTTACAGTCCATGAAACAGGAAGAAAATGGCTGGACCGCCTTGATGACGGAAGACTGGTTGCAGGGACGAAGTGCCTTTGGCGGGATTCAGGCCGCAATCGCTGTGAAGGCGATGCGTCCTCTGGTTTCAGAGGAAATGCCCTTACGGTCACTACAGACCACTTTCATTGCGCCAGTTCCTCCAGGTACTTTCCGGGTAACCGCACAGGTCCTGCGCTCCAGCAAAAACACTACGCATGTCGAGGCACGGTTGTTGGAGGGTGACAAAATTCTGGCACTATTGATCGGAGTGTTTGGTGGCTCCAGACCTTCCAAAATCATACGCGTCCCCCAGCAGCCAGAAGTTGTTTGTGACAAACCTGTTGAACTGCGTTTTATTCCCGGCGTGGTGCCTAATTTCACTCAGCATTTTTCCGCGTTCTGGATCCGGGGTGGATTACCGTTTTCAGGCAATCCACTTCCTGAGGTTGTTGTAGAGGTCAGTATGAAGGACTCCGGATTTGCGACTGAATCACACATTCTGGCAATCGCTGATTTTATTCCACCGGTAGCGCTTTCCATGATGAACACACCTTCCGCAGGCAGTTCGTTGACGTGGATGCTCGAATTTCTGGGAGATTCACTCCAAAGCAGACCTCTTGAACATTGGCGTATTGACGCTGAAATGGTTGCCGGACAAGAGGGCTACACCAGTCAATCCGTCATGATCTGGGGACCGGGCGGTGAACCTGTGGCCTTAAGTCGGCAGAGTATGGTCGTTTTTGGCTAA
- a CDS encoding MarR family transcriptional regulator produces MTSINPNDCLYYLISRATLVTTSALKKDFEIAGIPEMKPAYLGVLLSLWKEDGLQSAELGRKAGLEPSTMTGLLDRMERDALILRQADPNDRRAQRIYLTQNGRNLQESVMAIVNQTLNRMNAGISVEEINVVKKTLKTLLSNSLGGQ; encoded by the coding sequence ATGACGTCCATCAACCCTAACGATTGTTTATACTATTTGATTTCCAGAGCGACGCTGGTCACTACTTCCGCCTTGAAAAAAGATTTTGAAATTGCGGGAATTCCTGAAATGAAACCCGCCTATCTGGGAGTATTGCTGTCACTCTGGAAAGAGGATGGCTTGCAGTCTGCCGAACTTGGGAGAAAAGCCGGTTTGGAACCATCAACGATGACCGGACTGTTGGATCGCATGGAACGGGACGCGTTGATTCTCAGGCAAGCAGATCCGAACGACCGTCGTGCGCAGCGCATCTATCTGACACAAAATGGGCGAAACCTACAGGAATCTGTCATGGCTATAGTGAATCAAACGCTAAACAGGATGAATGCGGGTATTTCTGTGGAAGAGATCAATGTGGTAAAAAAGACGCTGAAAACTTTGTTATCCAATAGCCTGGGAGGCCAATAA
- a CDS encoding Uma2 family endonuclease — translation MAFETRSHLKHEFHEGQLYSMAGAKRNHSTISTNLIGELHTFLKGRSCEVHGPDMKVRIESRREVHFVYPDVSITCSSDDQQHNRDFIHHPVLIAEVLSHSTEAYDRGEKFNLYKRLTSLKDYVLINSHIKRVEIFHKIPEQLNSWMLTTYEAGENFVLASTEFQGSVDQLYDKVIFEEMSRQR, via the coding sequence TTGGCATTTGAGACCCGTTCACATCTCAAACATGAATTTCATGAGGGCCAATTGTATTCAATGGCAGGCGCAAAGCGTAATCATTCCACGATATCGACCAACTTGATCGGGGAACTCCATACGTTTTTGAAAGGAAGATCCTGTGAGGTGCATGGACCTGATATGAAGGTCCGTATTGAATCCCGTCGGGAAGTACATTTTGTTTATCCGGATGTTTCCATCACATGCTCATCGGACGACCAACAGCATAACAGAGATTTCATCCATCATCCTGTGTTGATTGCTGAAGTGTTGTCACATTCAACTGAAGCTTATGACCGTGGAGAGAAATTCAACCTTTACAAACGGCTGACATCCCTGAAAGATTATGTTTTGATCAATTCTCATATCAAACGAGTGGAGATCTTTCATAAAATTCCGGAGCAACTCAATAGCTGGATGTTAACCACCTATGAAGCCGGAGAAAATTTTGTGTTGGCCTCCACTGAATTTCAAGGTTCAGTGGATCAACTCTATGATAAGGTGATTTTTGAGGAGATGTCCCGTCAGCGATAG